The Lysobacter enzymogenes genome window below encodes:
- a CDS encoding DUF4034 domain-containing protein gives MSPLKAVSVAEAIAAEGRVDYAAWLPQQRWDELERALQAVRDAQSEPQPALDYIEVYGDFFGHALAHGRDALAQLRQWRAQRPDSRFPAMLEVAYWAAWFGEYRSTTTADRVTPAMRACARTAQDAMLCAVIRMLDGGHGEWPAITSVLYSEAAFGEPKWWRRWLLKGERPTALPGHGESAEIEAMLAPSGAAAELAEYLRALPQHLPPPLTAEPLAWRREQSDQDDAALQYWLRVAFALDPHALDAAAAYVSLRMPRWGGSWEEMLAFADSPLCERFDEHERNTLRFFAWFDELEVDDSDMLEDPRVLRHHLRLGQQLLERPLAENLRGRVHKYLAYLEVRNDRIEAACAHYAHSAPHNHYEQWALVRAVSTWCASDERGPWLGKIAEVNRLVSAHGAALYGLLSLNGWAGIERDAQVADGWFELAAAKTADRSIVPDSPFNALAPLGETLGADALLPMWLKAAALGDASAQFSCGAYFHDERADTERALQYYRQAADNRHEVAMFNVAWLAMAPVREGEVSGAQADAIAGEALDYLERARTRIEQVLEGDHQEFDVQLLDRVRNYFGVILRFDWPPLSARRRAEPHVLEFANDGYLDSMVSLAWWYGDKKLPGYQYDEAVYWIEAARHLQPDSEYVQNALDFVEGDSFFSRMKFAMAQNRARRRGLPGEGEDAAL, from the coding sequence ATGTCCCCACTCAAAGCCGTCAGCGTCGCCGAGGCCATCGCCGCGGAAGGCCGCGTCGACTACGCCGCGTGGCTGCCGCAGCAACGCTGGGACGAGCTCGAGCGCGCGCTGCAAGCGGTGCGCGATGCGCAGAGCGAACCGCAGCCCGCGCTGGACTACATCGAGGTCTACGGCGATTTCTTCGGCCACGCCCTCGCGCACGGCCGCGACGCGCTCGCGCAACTGCGGCAATGGCGCGCGCAACGGCCCGACAGCCGCTTTCCGGCGATGCTCGAAGTCGCCTACTGGGCCGCGTGGTTCGGCGAGTACCGCAGCACCACCACCGCCGACCGGGTCACGCCGGCGATGCGCGCCTGCGCGCGCACCGCCCAGGACGCGATGCTGTGCGCGGTGATCCGCATGCTCGACGGCGGCCACGGCGAGTGGCCGGCGATCACCAGCGTGCTCTACAGCGAGGCCGCGTTCGGCGAACCCAAATGGTGGCGGCGCTGGCTGCTCAAGGGCGAACGGCCCACCGCGCTGCCGGGCCACGGCGAATCGGCCGAGATCGAAGCGATGCTGGCGCCGTCCGGCGCGGCCGCCGAGCTGGCCGAGTATCTGCGCGCGCTGCCGCAACACCTGCCGCCGCCGCTGACCGCCGAGCCGCTGGCGTGGCGGCGCGAACAGTCCGACCAGGACGACGCGGCGCTGCAATACTGGCTGCGCGTCGCTTTCGCGCTGGACCCGCACGCGCTGGACGCGGCCGCCGCCTACGTGTCGTTGCGCATGCCGCGCTGGGGCGGCAGCTGGGAGGAAATGCTCGCCTTCGCCGACTCGCCGCTGTGCGAACGTTTCGACGAACACGAACGCAACACGCTGCGCTTCTTCGCCTGGTTCGACGAGCTGGAAGTCGACGACAGCGACATGCTCGAAGACCCGCGCGTGCTGCGCCATCACCTGCGCCTGGGCCAGCAGTTGCTGGAGCGGCCGCTGGCGGAGAACCTGCGCGGCCGCGTGCACAAGTATCTGGCTTACCTGGAAGTGCGCAACGACCGGATCGAAGCCGCCTGCGCCCATTACGCCCACAGCGCCCCGCACAATCACTACGAACAATGGGCCCTGGTGCGCGCGGTGTCGACGTGGTGCGCCAGCGACGAGCGCGGGCCGTGGCTCGGCAAGATCGCCGAGGTGAACCGCTTGGTCAGCGCGCACGGCGCGGCGCTGTACGGCCTGTTGAGCCTCAACGGCTGGGCCGGGATCGAGCGCGACGCGCAGGTCGCCGACGGCTGGTTCGAACTCGCCGCGGCGAAGACCGCCGACCGCAGCATCGTGCCCGACTCGCCGTTCAATGCGCTGGCGCCGCTCGGCGAAACGCTGGGCGCGGACGCGCTGCTGCCGATGTGGCTCAAGGCCGCGGCGCTCGGCGACGCGTCCGCGCAGTTCAGCTGCGGCGCCTACTTCCACGACGAACGCGCCGACACCGAACGCGCGCTGCAGTACTACCGCCAGGCCGCCGACAACCGTCACGAAGTGGCGATGTTCAACGTCGCCTGGCTGGCGATGGCGCCGGTGCGCGAAGGCGAAGTGTCCGGCGCGCAGGCCGACGCCATCGCCGGCGAGGCGCTGGACTATCTCGAACGCGCGCGGACCCGGATCGAACAAGTCCTGGAAGGCGATCATCAGGAATTCGACGTGCAGTTGCTCGACCGCGTCCGCAATTACTTCGGCGTGATCCTGCGCTTCGACTGGCCGCCGCTGTCGGCGCGCCGGCGCGCCGAGCCGCATGTGCTCGAATTCGCCAACGACGGCTACCTGGATTCGATGGTCTCGCTGGCGTGGTGGTACGGCGACAAGAAGCTGCCGGGCTACCAGTACGACGAAGCGGTGTACTGGATCGAGGCCGCGCGCCATCTGCAGCCGGACAGCGAATACGTGCAGAACGCGCTCGACTTCGTCGAGGGCGATTCGTTCTTCAGCCGGATGAAGTTCGCGATGGCGCAGAACCGCGCCCGGCGCCGCGGGCTGCCCGGCGAAGGCGAAGACGCGGCGCTGTAA
- a CDS encoding DUF1266 domain-containing protein, which produces MDSPALSSPPTARDVINADAIRAAIVRRSQQRRDHADIARWLRSHFFRWVVNRFAQVLPVRSEDNWRVCMSAQAPAPWFLRKLAQGDADMLYIDPEHHLLREHELRMVEFFAARLDTRLAGKFHRIAFAAADAAWRRDHERMQRRSRRGWWPSQPHALADIAATPNGRFVELRASGHTLRAELAYESFHMQHCLGQFAQRERLEGGYGEHYARNCEQGRIRLFSLRDEHNRPHVTVSLALELGEWSLEQIKGKQNTVPAAKYLPDVRALLEQLRPHDGGCGDLLLLGLVAAGGDGAAGYVAFGELDDVARQRALLAAYPHLLGHHPAPGPLEQWLGLGARAAVVEQVAVPHGPVVAAALAMRRAEAAGDDGEQAAYAAAQSELCETALKQVFPQWLAASFAPADAPRGGGWLARLLGKGGPAQAAPTHRRWALAVSDPLLFRIGLVGHDTRLAAPAGIPQRIRTQVESELGFARDGAEAAVRNFCAEFFRVPCFSHPNLLETAAAPDPAAPGADPVRDLLAWHAMRQGYLLRLLAAWGLIDDARGWPLLLLNAQRVQDGFADWRAFGAAAGRGHATWLRWSSHEARNARATEVAIADYLDQYDCPWTRLSWSGFDLSEAIATGSDPPGSTVAV; this is translated from the coding sequence ATGGACTCTCCCGCCCTCTCATCGCCGCCGACCGCGCGCGACGTCATCAACGCCGACGCGATCCGCGCCGCGATCGTGCGCCGCAGCCAGCAGCGCCGCGATCACGCCGACATCGCGCGTTGGCTGCGCAGCCATTTCTTCCGCTGGGTCGTCAACCGCTTCGCCCAAGTGCTGCCGGTGCGCAGCGAGGACAACTGGCGCGTGTGCATGAGCGCGCAGGCGCCGGCGCCATGGTTCCTGCGCAAGCTGGCGCAGGGCGACGCGGACATGCTCTACATCGACCCCGAGCACCATCTGCTGCGCGAACACGAACTGCGCATGGTCGAATTCTTTGCCGCGCGCCTGGACACGCGCCTGGCCGGCAAATTCCACCGCATCGCCTTCGCCGCCGCCGACGCCGCGTGGCGGCGCGACCACGAACGCATGCAGCGGCGCAGCCGGCGCGGCTGGTGGCCGAGCCAGCCGCATGCGCTGGCCGACATCGCGGCGACGCCGAACGGCCGCTTCGTCGAGTTGCGCGCCAGCGGCCATACCCTGCGCGCGGAACTGGCCTACGAGTCGTTCCACATGCAGCACTGCCTGGGCCAGTTCGCCCAGCGCGAGCGGCTCGAAGGCGGCTACGGCGAGCATTACGCGCGCAATTGCGAACAGGGCCGGATCCGCTTGTTCAGCCTGCGCGACGAACACAACCGCCCGCACGTCACCGTCAGTCTGGCGCTGGAACTCGGCGAGTGGAGCCTGGAGCAGATCAAGGGCAAGCAGAACACCGTGCCCGCGGCCAAGTACCTGCCCGACGTGCGGGCCCTGCTCGAACAATTGCGCCCGCACGACGGCGGCTGCGGCGACTTGCTGCTGCTGGGCCTCGTCGCCGCCGGCGGCGACGGCGCAGCCGGCTATGTCGCGTTCGGCGAACTCGACGACGTCGCGCGCCAGCGCGCGCTGCTGGCCGCCTATCCGCATCTGCTCGGCCACCATCCGGCTCCGGGCCCGCTCGAACAATGGCTGGGACTGGGCGCTCGCGCGGCCGTCGTCGAGCAGGTCGCCGTACCGCACGGGCCCGTCGTCGCCGCTGCGCTGGCGATGCGGCGCGCCGAGGCGGCCGGCGACGACGGCGAGCAGGCGGCCTACGCCGCGGCGCAGAGCGAGCTGTGCGAAACCGCGCTGAAACAGGTGTTCCCGCAATGGCTCGCCGCCTCGTTCGCACCCGCGGACGCGCCGCGCGGCGGCGGTTGGCTGGCGCGGCTGCTCGGCAAGGGCGGGCCGGCGCAGGCGGCGCCGACGCACCGGCGCTGGGCGCTGGCGGTGTCCGATCCGCTGCTGTTCCGCATCGGCCTGGTCGGCCACGACACCCGGCTGGCCGCGCCGGCGGGAATCCCGCAACGCATCCGCACCCAGGTCGAATCCGAACTGGGCTTCGCGCGCGACGGCGCCGAGGCGGCGGTGCGGAACTTTTGCGCCGAGTTCTTCCGCGTGCCCTGCTTCTCTCACCCGAATTTGCTGGAAACGGCCGCCGCGCCGGACCCGGCCGCACCCGGCGCGGATCCCGTGCGCGATCTGCTGGCCTGGCACGCCATGCGCCAGGGCTACCTGCTGCGCCTGCTCGCGGCCTGGGGCCTGATCGACGATGCGCGCGGCTGGCCGCTGCTGCTGCTCAACGCCCAGCGCGTGCAGGACGGCTTCGCCGATTGGCGCGCGTTCGGCGCCGCCGCCGGCCGCGGCCATGCCACCTGGCTGCGCTGGAGCAGCCACGAGGCGCGCAACGCCCGCGCCACCGAAGTGGCGATCGCCGATTATCTGGACCAGTACGATTGCCCGTGGACGCGGCTGAGCTGGTCCGGGTTCGACCTGAGCGAGGCGATCGCGACCGGGTCGGACCCACCGGGTTCGACCGTCGCTGTCTAA
- the creC gene encoding two-component system sensor histidine kinase CreC has translation MKIGLRIFLGYFLIVALAATLLARVFVAEVKPGVRQAMEDTLVDTANVLAELAADDFLAGRIDQGDFAKRVRALAARDVGAAIWGFRKRSSNYRVYVTDAAGKVVFDSSGRDVGKDYSRWNDIYLTLRGRYGARSSPGESGDPDDTVMHVAAPIRDDAGRIVGALSVAKPNSAIAPFIARSQHVVVRWGFVLMGAALLVGVGVSWWLSRQIGLLRRYANAVTAGARATAPDAAGEFGELGRALETMRTRLEGKQYVEQYVHTLTHEMKSPLAAIRGSAELLESPPGEGGMSGADRARFAGSIRRQAERLAQMIDKLLALAAVEHRQSLDKPEPAALAAIAQEAAEHCAQRLRDSGAKLLLDLEPNLPPVQGDAFLLRQALVNLIDNAADFSPDGGEILLRLRRDGDRQRIEIGDRGPGVPDYALGRVFERFYSLPRPAGGSRSSGLGLCFVAEVAALHGGEAALSNREGGGAQASLSVPG, from the coding sequence ATGAAAATCGGACTGCGGATCTTCCTGGGCTACTTCCTGATCGTGGCGCTGGCCGCGACCCTGCTGGCGCGGGTGTTCGTGGCCGAGGTCAAGCCGGGCGTGCGCCAGGCGATGGAAGACACCCTGGTCGACACCGCCAACGTGCTGGCCGAACTGGCCGCCGACGATTTCCTCGCCGGCCGCATCGATCAGGGCGATTTCGCCAAGCGCGTGCGCGCGCTGGCGGCGCGCGACGTCGGCGCGGCGATCTGGGGCTTCCGCAAGCGCTCGTCGAACTACCGCGTCTACGTCACCGACGCCGCCGGCAAGGTGGTGTTCGACAGTTCCGGGCGCGACGTGGGCAAGGACTATTCGCGCTGGAACGACATCTACCTGACCTTGCGCGGGCGCTACGGCGCGCGCTCCAGCCCCGGCGAGAGCGGCGATCCGGACGACACGGTGATGCACGTGGCCGCGCCGATCCGCGACGACGCCGGCCGGATAGTGGGAGCGCTCAGCGTGGCCAAGCCGAACAGCGCGATCGCGCCGTTCATCGCCCGCAGCCAGCACGTGGTAGTGCGCTGGGGTTTCGTGCTGATGGGTGCGGCCTTGCTGGTCGGGGTCGGCGTGTCGTGGTGGCTGTCGCGCCAGATCGGCCTGCTGCGCCGCTACGCCAACGCGGTCACCGCCGGCGCGCGCGCGACTGCGCCGGACGCGGCCGGCGAGTTCGGCGAACTCGGCCGCGCGCTGGAGACGATGCGCACGCGCCTGGAAGGCAAGCAGTACGTCGAGCAGTACGTGCACACCCTGACCCATGAGATGAAAAGCCCGCTCGCGGCGATCCGCGGCAGCGCCGAGCTGCTGGAATCGCCGCCCGGCGAAGGCGGCATGAGCGGCGCCGACCGCGCCCGCTTCGCCGGCAGCATCCGCCGCCAGGCCGAGCGGCTGGCGCAGATGATCGACAAGCTGCTGGCGCTGGCCGCGGTCGAGCATCGCCAGAGCCTGGACAAGCCCGAGCCGGCGGCGCTGGCGGCGATCGCCCAGGAAGCGGCCGAGCATTGCGCGCAGCGCCTGCGCGACAGCGGCGCCAAGCTGCTGCTCGACCTGGAGCCGAACCTGCCGCCGGTGCAGGGCGACGCGTTCCTGCTGCGTCAGGCGCTGGTCAACCTGATCGACAACGCCGCCGATTTCTCGCCCGACGGCGGCGAGATCCTGCTGCGCCTGCGCCGCGACGGCGACCGCCAGCGCATCGAGATCGGCGACCGCGGCCCCGGCGTGCCCGATTACGCGCTGGGCCGGGTGTTCGAACGCTTCTATTCGCTGCCGCGCCCGGCCGGCGGCAGCCGCAGCAGCGGCCTGGGGCTGTGCTTCGTGGCCGAGGTGGCCGCGCTGCACGGCGGCGAGGCCGCGTTGAGCAATCGCGAAGGCGGCGGCGCGCAGGCGAGTTTGAGCGTGCCGGGCTGA
- a CDS encoding 23S rRNA (adenine(2030)-N(6))-methyltransferase RlmJ: MNYRHAFHAGNHADVLKHIALLALCDALTAKPAPLFALDTHAGRGLYALDGNSAQRTGEAEGGIGRLIAEAPKQPLIGRYLAAVRACRQEHGGAAYPGSPWLLAHALRSDDRIAACELQAEEAAQLKHVFARDERVAAHQRDGYAAMKALLPPRIGETRYNRGLVLIDPPFEAQLAEFDTALAALRDALTRWPQGTYALWYPIKRRRALQPFYRRAATLPAKSALTVELLVRADDSPLRMNGSGLLVLNAPWHFDQQMQAVLPALARTLGETADAAGAVQWLKQAD; encoded by the coding sequence ATGAACTACCGCCACGCCTTCCACGCCGGCAACCACGCCGACGTGCTCAAGCACATCGCCCTGCTCGCCCTGTGCGATGCGCTGACCGCCAAGCCGGCGCCGCTGTTCGCCCTGGACACCCATGCCGGGCGCGGGCTGTACGCGCTGGACGGCAATTCGGCCCAGCGCACCGGCGAAGCCGAGGGCGGCATCGGCCGGCTGATCGCCGAGGCGCCCAAGCAGCCGCTGATCGGACGCTATCTGGCCGCCGTGCGCGCCTGCCGCCAGGAGCACGGCGGCGCCGCCTATCCGGGCTCGCCGTGGCTGCTGGCGCACGCGCTGCGCAGCGACGACCGCATCGCCGCGTGCGAGCTGCAAGCGGAAGAAGCGGCCCAGCTCAAGCACGTGTTCGCGCGCGACGAGCGCGTCGCCGCGCACCAGCGCGACGGCTACGCGGCGATGAAGGCGCTGCTGCCGCCGCGCATCGGCGAAACCCGCTACAACCGCGGCCTGGTCCTGATCGACCCGCCGTTCGAAGCGCAACTGGCCGAGTTCGACACCGCCCTGGCCGCGCTGCGCGACGCGCTCACGCGCTGGCCGCAGGGCACTTACGCGCTGTGGTACCCGATCAAGCGCCGGCGCGCGCTGCAACCGTTCTACCGCCGCGCCGCGACCTTGCCGGCCAAGTCCGCGCTGACCGTCGAACTGCTGGTGCGCGCCGACGATTCGCCGCTGCGCATGAACGGCAGCGGCCTGCTGGTGCTCAACGCGCCGTGGCATTTCGACCAGCAGATGCAGGCGGTGCTGCCGGCGCTGGCGCGCACGCTCGGCGAGACGGCGGATGCGGCCGGCGCGGTGCAGTGGTTGAAGCAGGCCGACTGA
- a CDS encoding cation diffusion facilitator family transporter, which produces MAGGGDSTRAILFALGANFAIAVAKGVAAFFTGSSAMLAETVHSLADCGNQGLLILGLKQAKRPPSPDYPLGYGKAIYFWSFLVAVMLFTVGGMFSLYEGIHKLQHPEPLKQWWWAAGVLVFGIVAEGISMRACLQEVAKARGQRSLWQWFRESRQAELVVIFGEDLAALLGLVLALIAVMLTVVTGNPIWDAIGTVCIGALLIIVAVFVAIEVKAMLIGQSVDPLRQQQIREFLDARPEVARVISLITLQLGNEVMVSVQAQMREEHSVAGLTEQINAVERAMKQAFPEVRWSFFEPDFKPAA; this is translated from the coding sequence ATGGCAGGTGGTGGTGATTCGACCCGCGCGATCTTGTTCGCGCTCGGCGCCAATTTCGCGATCGCGGTGGCCAAGGGCGTGGCCGCGTTCTTCACCGGCTCCAGCGCCATGCTGGCCGAGACCGTCCACTCGCTGGCCGACTGCGGCAACCAGGGTCTGCTGATCCTCGGCCTCAAGCAGGCCAAGCGCCCGCCGTCGCCGGACTATCCGCTGGGTTACGGCAAGGCGATCTACTTCTGGTCGTTCCTGGTCGCGGTGATGCTGTTCACCGTCGGCGGCATGTTTTCGCTGTACGAAGGCATCCACAAGCTGCAGCATCCCGAGCCGCTGAAGCAGTGGTGGTGGGCGGCCGGCGTGCTGGTGTTCGGCATCGTCGCCGAAGGCATTTCGATGCGCGCCTGTCTGCAGGAAGTGGCCAAGGCGCGCGGCCAGCGTTCGCTGTGGCAGTGGTTCCGCGAGAGCCGCCAGGCCGAGCTGGTGGTGATCTTCGGCGAAGACCTGGCCGCGCTGCTGGGCCTGGTGCTGGCGCTGATCGCGGTGATGCTGACGGTGGTCACCGGCAACCCGATCTGGGACGCGATCGGTACGGTGTGCATCGGCGCGCTGCTGATCATCGTCGCGGTGTTCGTCGCCATCGAGGTCAAGGCGATGCTGATCGGCCAGAGTGTCGACCCGCTGCGCCAGCAGCAGATCCGCGAATTCCTCGACGCGCGCCCGGAAGTGGCGCGCGTGATCAGCCTGATCACCCTGCAACTGGGCAACGAGGTGATGGTGTCGGTGCAGGCGCAGATGCGCGAGGAGCACAGCGTCGCCGGCCTGACCGAGCAGATCAACGCGGTCGAGCGGGCGATGAAGCAGGCCTTCCCGGAAGTGCGCTGGAGCTTCTTCGAGCCGGACTTCAAGCCGGCGGCGTAA
- a CDS encoding YwqG family protein has protein sequence MNTGKAVLLSSAIVLALLGAAGGGLYLLDRKMKHTYYRFQLNTPGDKSRNLTGDKTPKQTRGEPADAEGCGLKDEHALAKAALAPAALALERSQRPLLRIALAPMARDETRASKVGGRAYWAAGREYPRDPQGRPLSLLAQIDLAAVPKMPGYPERGLLQFFISGDDYYGAALDAADRGDRMQALAQQKGFRVVYWADASAPDVAPPAGAAAEQLPFDPAKPRRMTFSTDYESIGIADVGLNDALGGDPAELAAQYLREHPQTTDSYEELTDKVSEYLDRSGHKLGGHPQFTQSDPREPGDRRVLLFQLDSDDQMMWGDSGIANFFIDPDDLARADFSRVSYHWDCY, from the coding sequence ATGAACACGGGCAAGGCGGTGTTGTTGTCGAGCGCGATCGTGCTGGCCTTGCTCGGCGCGGCCGGCGGCGGGCTGTATTTGCTGGACCGCAAGATGAAACATACCTACTACCGCTTTCAGCTCAATACGCCGGGCGACAAGTCGCGGAACCTGACCGGCGACAAGACCCCGAAGCAGACCCGAGGCGAGCCCGCGGACGCCGAGGGCTGCGGCTTGAAAGACGAGCACGCCCTGGCCAAAGCCGCGCTGGCCCCGGCCGCGCTGGCGCTGGAGCGCAGCCAGCGGCCGTTGCTGCGCATCGCGCTCGCGCCGATGGCGCGCGACGAAACCCGCGCCAGCAAGGTCGGCGGCCGCGCCTACTGGGCGGCCGGGCGCGAGTATCCGCGCGATCCGCAGGGCCGGCCGTTGAGCCTGCTGGCGCAGATCGATCTGGCCGCGGTGCCGAAGATGCCCGGCTATCCCGAGCGCGGCCTGTTGCAGTTCTTCATCAGTGGCGACGACTACTACGGCGCCGCGCTCGACGCCGCCGACCGCGGCGACCGCATGCAGGCGCTGGCGCAGCAAAAGGGTTTCCGCGTGGTGTATTGGGCCGACGCCTCGGCGCCGGACGTCGCGCCGCCCGCGGGCGCGGCGGCCGAGCAGCTGCCGTTCGATCCGGCCAAGCCGCGGCGGATGACGTTCTCCACCGATTACGAGAGCATCGGCATCGCCGATGTCGGCTTGAACGACGCCTTGGGCGGCGATCCGGCCGAGCTGGCGGCGCAGTATCTGCGCGAGCATCCGCAGACCACGGACAGCTACGAGGAACTCACCGACAAGGTGTCCGAGTACCTCGACCGCAGCGGCCACAAGCTCGGCGGCCACCCGCAGTTCACCCAGAGCGACCCGCGCGAGCCCGGCGACCGCCGGGTGCTGCTGTTCCAGCTCGACAGCGACGATCAGATGATGTGGGGCGATTCGGGCATCGCCAATTTCTTCATCGATCCCGACGATCTGGCGCGCGCGGATTTCAGCCGTGTGTCGTATCACTGGGATTGCTACTGA
- a CDS encoding GNAT family N-acetyltransferase: MATRERLPPWHERQRLPNGREVLIRPVRPEDADPLRAGFALLQPDEVRQRFLYALKELTPEMAERFTRVDPRTEFALVAAEPLPPGEALVGAVARVVIDERTQDAEFAILVSRYIANMGLGRYLMTRLVKWARGKKVHRLYGDVFEHNTPMLSLAHSLGFEREFHQDSPGLIRVSLDLRNKPTAAEGASGA; encoded by the coding sequence ATGGCCACGCGTGAACGTCTCCCGCCCTGGCACGAACGCCAGCGGCTCCCCAACGGACGCGAAGTCCTGATCCGACCGGTCAGGCCCGAGGACGCCGATCCTCTGCGCGCCGGCTTCGCCCTGCTCCAGCCCGACGAGGTGCGCCAGCGCTTCCTCTACGCGCTCAAGGAGCTCACCCCCGAGATGGCCGAGCGCTTCACCCGGGTCGATCCGCGCACCGAGTTCGCCCTGGTCGCAGCCGAGCCGCTGCCGCCGGGCGAGGCCCTGGTCGGCGCGGTCGCGCGGGTCGTGATCGACGAGCGCACCCAGGACGCGGAGTTCGCGATCCTGGTCAGCCGCTACATCGCCAACATGGGCTTGGGCCGCTATCTGATGACCCGGCTGGTGAAGTGGGCGCGCGGCAAGAAGGTGCACCGGCTGTACGGCGACGTGTTCGAACACAACACGCCGATGCTGTCGCTGGCCCACTCGCTCGGCTTCGAACGCGAGTTCCACCAGGATTCGCCGGGCCTGATCCGGGTGTCGCTGGACCTGCGCAACAAGCCGACGGCTGCCGAAGGCGCCAGCGGCGCCTGA
- the creB gene encoding two-component system response regulator CreB: MRILLVEDESAIADTVLYALRAEGFQAVHCLTGGDALREAAREPFDLAVLDVGLPDIGGFALCRELRRERDLPVIFLTAQNAEADRILGLEIGADDYVTKPFSPRELATRVRVVLRRVGGVGAAGAAAAEPERGFVHDNEGKRIRYRGQALDLTRYEYGLLAALLQRPGAVLSRAQLMDRVWGDALDSGDRTVDTHIKTLRAKLRDVDSDADPIRTHRGLGYSLDNG; the protein is encoded by the coding sequence ATGCGCATCCTCCTGGTAGAAGACGAATCCGCCATCGCCGACACCGTGCTCTACGCGTTGCGCGCCGAGGGCTTCCAGGCGGTGCACTGCCTGACCGGCGGCGACGCGCTGCGCGAAGCGGCGCGCGAGCCGTTCGATCTGGCCGTGCTCGACGTGGGCCTGCCCGACATCGGCGGCTTCGCGCTGTGCCGCGAGCTGCGCCGCGAGCGCGATCTGCCGGTGATCTTCCTGACCGCGCAGAACGCCGAGGCCGACCGCATCCTCGGGCTGGAGATCGGCGCCGACGACTACGTCACCAAGCCGTTCTCGCCGCGCGAGCTGGCGACGCGGGTGCGGGTGGTGCTGCGCCGCGTCGGCGGCGTCGGCGCGGCCGGCGCCGCGGCCGCCGAGCCGGAGCGCGGCTTCGTCCACGACAACGAGGGCAAGCGCATCCGCTACCGCGGCCAGGCGCTGGACCTGACCCGCTACGAATACGGCCTGCTGGCCGCGCTGCTGCAACGCCCCGGCGCGGTGCTGTCGCGCGCGCAGCTGATGGACCGGGTCTGGGGCGACGCGCTCGACAGCGGCGACCGCACCGTCGACACCCACATCAAGACCCTGCGCGCCAAGCTGCGCGACGTCGATTCCGACGCCGATCCGATCCGCACCCATCGCGGCCTGGGCTATTCGCTGGACAACGGCTGA